One genomic segment of Chitinibacter sp. FCG-7 includes these proteins:
- the def gene encoding peptide deformylase, whose translation MAVRTILKMGDPRLLRLAQPVATVDTSQLAQPATTFNTSEQTQPIVAFNTPALAQLITDLFDTMRASGGVGIAAPQIGVDLQVVIFGFTHSERYPDAQAVPETVLINPVITPLDDEEVLGWEGCLSVPGLRGEVPRYARIRYQGFDQFGNRIDRTVDGFHARVVQHECDHLWGVLYPQRIGDMTRFGFTDVLFPERVD comes from the coding sequence ATGGCCGTACGCACCATTTTGAAAATGGGCGATCCTCGTTTGCTGCGACTGGCGCAGCCGGTCGCGACCGTCGATACATCCCAACTGGCGCAGCCTGCCACTACCTTCAATACATCCGAGCAGACGCAGCCTATTGTTGCCTTCAATACGCCGGCGCTGGCGCAGCTGATTACGGACCTGTTTGACACCATGCGCGCCAGCGGTGGCGTCGGCATTGCTGCGCCGCAAATCGGCGTTGATTTGCAGGTGGTGATATTTGGATTTACGCACAGCGAGCGCTACCCCGACGCGCAGGCGGTGCCCGAAACGGTGTTGATCAATCCGGTGATTACGCCGCTGGATGATGAAGAAGTGCTGGGCTGGGAAGGGTGTCTGTCGGTGCCGGGCCTGCGCGGCGAAGTGCCACGCTATGCGCGGATTCGTTATCAGGGGTTTGATCAATTCGGCAATCGGATTGATCGTACGGTGGACGGGTTTCATGCTCGCGTTGTGCAGCATGAATGCGATCACCTATGGGGCGTGCTCTATCCGCAACGCATTGGCGATATGACGCGCTTTGGGTTTACCGACGTGTTGTTTCCTGAGCGGGTCGATTGA
- a CDS encoding LysR family transcriptional regulator — protein sequence MNEYDFPWDHVQSFLATLEHGSLMAAARASGVSQPTLGRHIAELEARWRIVLFERTGRGLTPTVHALRLAETARAMAEQAAQLGRLATGAERSLQGRVRVTASQTVACVLLPPVLAQLRQTYPDIEIELLVSNTVSNLLRREADIALRMIRPQQSTLVARKIAEIPIYACAHQQYLRQRGVPLQFADLLEHDLITGDANDEVTPAISAYGLTVEKLRFGLRSDDLLAQWQAVRAGLGVGFATSFILRTDPQVQMLLPELPLPRLPIWLTVHRELHTSARIRAVYDFLAHQLPLALAEAPQGAA from the coding sequence ATGAATGAATATGATTTTCCCTGGGATCACGTCCAGTCATTTCTGGCGACGCTAGAGCATGGCAGCCTGATGGCTGCGGCGCGTGCCAGCGGCGTTAGCCAGCCTACGTTGGGGCGGCATATTGCCGAGCTGGAAGCACGCTGGCGCATTGTGTTGTTTGAGCGCACCGGGCGTGGGCTGACGCCCACGGTGCACGCACTGCGCTTGGCCGAAACGGCGCGTGCCATGGCCGAGCAGGCCGCGCAGCTGGGGCGGCTGGCCACTGGGGCAGAGCGCTCGCTGCAGGGCAGGGTGCGTGTGACAGCTAGCCAAACCGTAGCCTGTGTATTGCTGCCGCCCGTGCTTGCGCAATTGCGGCAGACTTATCCGGACATTGAGATCGAGTTGCTGGTGAGCAATACGGTGTCCAACTTACTGCGCCGGGAAGCCGATATTGCGCTGCGGATGATCCGCCCGCAGCAAAGCACGCTGGTCGCGCGCAAAATCGCTGAAATCCCGATTTATGCCTGTGCGCATCAGCAGTATCTGCGTCAGCGCGGCGTGCCGCTGCAGTTTGCCGATTTGCTGGAGCATGATCTGATTACTGGCGATGCGAATGATGAAGTCACGCCAGCCATTTCTGCGTATGGTTTGACGGTGGAAAAACTGCGTTTTGGCTTGCGCTCGGACGATCTGCTGGCGCAATGGCAGGCCGTGCGCGCGGGGCTGGGCGTGGGGTTTGCGACCAGCTTTATTCTGCGCACCGATCCACAGGTGCAGATGCTACTGCCCGAGTTGCCTTTGCCCAGATTGCCGATCTGGCTGACGGTGCACCGCGAATTGCACACCAGCGCCCGTATTCGGGCGGTGTACGATTTTTTGGCGCATCAGCTGCCACTGGCGTTAGCCGAAGCACCGCAAGGTGCCGCCTAG
- a CDS encoding 2Fe-2S iron-sulfur cluster-binding protein, translating into MPIVTFIQSERADLAVEVAAGSLLIDAVRPLVREGKLALAWRCGQGTCGACQVYCEHAASRRWIEIGSKERNVLVRHARMPINMPLTIFDSPQQVRLACHYVIEDDLIVRLTGGISL; encoded by the coding sequence ATGCCGATTGTGACTTTTATCCAGAGTGAGCGCGCTGATCTCGCCGTTGAAGTGGCGGCAGGCTCTCTGCTGATCGATGCTGTTCGCCCCTTGGTGCGCGAAGGGAAATTGGCATTGGCCTGGCGCTGCGGGCAGGGAACGTGCGGCGCGTGTCAGGTGTATTGCGAACACGCAGCCAGCCGGCGCTGGATCGAGATTGGCAGCAAGGAGCGCAATGTACTGGTGCGCCACGCCCGGATGCCAATCAATATGCCACTGACGATTTTTGATTCACCGCAGCAAGTGCGACTGGCTTGTCACTACGTCATCGAAGACGATCTGATTGTACGGCTTACTGGGGGTATATCTCTGTAG
- a CDS encoding ATP-binding response regulator gives MNSHNHATSSLFRRVLRSMALRIAIAACLISALSYYYSYVRLQEEALSNLSKYIDTRSQLESELFINAESNTKLIRDDFLRRYAQAQTQDFSAQFGALVRQDRDGMWRVKAEIDHFEHQATIALLPTVKQTPELKRQVVLAHQILSQYGPAYRGRSYDTFIDLNVSDVSLMYLPILNYARNGSVDDFAEDLETELGALPERNPARKTFWTGIYYDKQALEWMVSVVTPIDYLGQYIGGVGQDIPLDQLITRTNNVSIPGTHNMIFSRDGMLLAHPDYMAKIQANNGTLDMRKADPVLQGIFNVVSKAAAKDRFIESSDGRSWLGIAPIKGADWLFVTVYPKRLLEEKAALAASMVLVLGIVALAVELGLLAMVLRNDVARPLERLKNAIRALAAGKQSNQLDLHRSDEIGELARTFNEMSHTVQSHRIHLEDLVADRTQELATRNLQLEAANEALKYLNQEKNELLAIAAHDLKNPVASIQGMAGLLNERLDSWPTEKIKDRLDGIHLLAGRMQRIISNLLDHDALEAGSVQMQIEEIDLDELISDTLITWRERLHSKQQTIHYSPSQLIVHADRQALWQILDNLISNAVKYSPNEQSILISAQLTDDGVELTVSDHGPGIAPHEIGMLFKKFSRLSARPTGGEHTTGLGLSIVKKLVEAMYGQIRCESQFGQGARFIVTLPPVRQHLAASSAHRQQEQA, from the coding sequence ATGAATTCACATAACCACGCGACCAGCAGCCTTTTTCGGCGGGTTCTGCGCAGCATGGCGCTGCGCATTGCCATTGCCGCCTGCCTGATTTCTGCGCTGAGCTACTACTACAGCTACGTGCGCCTGCAAGAAGAAGCGCTCAGCAATCTGTCCAAATACATTGATACGCGCAGCCAGCTCGAAAGCGAGCTATTTATCAATGCCGAATCGAACACCAAACTCATCCGCGACGATTTCCTTCGCCGCTATGCCCAGGCGCAGACTCAGGACTTTAGCGCTCAATTTGGCGCGCTCGTTCGTCAGGATAGAGACGGCATGTGGCGGGTCAAGGCTGAAATTGACCACTTTGAGCATCAAGCCACGATTGCCCTCTTGCCAACCGTCAAGCAGACGCCGGAACTGAAGCGCCAGGTCGTTCTGGCGCACCAGATTCTGAGCCAGTACGGGCCGGCCTATCGTGGCCGCAGTTACGATACCTTTATTGACCTCAATGTCTCCGATGTCAGCCTGATGTATCTGCCCATCCTTAACTACGCCAGAAATGGCTCGGTGGATGATTTTGCCGAAGATCTCGAAACCGAACTGGGTGCACTCCCCGAGCGCAATCCGGCGCGCAAAACCTTCTGGACCGGCATTTACTACGACAAACAAGCGCTGGAATGGATGGTCTCGGTGGTCACCCCGATTGACTATCTGGGTCAATATATCGGCGGCGTCGGCCAGGATATACCGCTCGATCAGCTGATTACGCGCACCAATAATGTCAGCATTCCGGGCACGCACAATATGATTTTCAGCCGGGACGGCATGCTGCTGGCTCACCCGGACTATATGGCCAAAATCCAGGCCAACAATGGCACACTGGATATGCGCAAGGCCGACCCAGTGCTGCAGGGCATTTTCAATGTGGTCAGCAAAGCCGCCGCCAAAGATCGATTTATTGAGAGCAGCGATGGTCGATCATGGCTGGGCATCGCGCCAATCAAGGGGGCAGACTGGCTCTTTGTCACCGTGTATCCCAAGCGCCTGCTTGAAGAAAAAGCCGCTCTGGCCGCCAGCATGGTGCTGGTGCTAGGCATCGTTGCCTTGGCTGTGGAGCTGGGCTTGCTGGCCATGGTGCTGCGCAATGACGTTGCCCGCCCGCTGGAGCGCCTGAAAAACGCAATTCGCGCCCTGGCCGCGGGCAAGCAAAGCAATCAGCTCGATTTGCACCGCAGCGACGAAATCGGCGAGCTGGCGCGAACCTTCAATGAAATGTCGCATACCGTCCAGTCGCACCGCATCCATCTGGAAGATCTGGTGGCCGACCGCACGCAAGAGCTGGCCACGCGCAATCTGCAACTGGAAGCGGCTAACGAAGCACTAAAATACCTCAATCAAGAGAAAAACGAGCTACTGGCGATTGCCGCGCACGATCTGAAAAACCCGGTAGCCAGTATCCAGGGCATGGCTGGCCTGCTCAATGAGCGGCTAGACAGCTGGCCGACCGAGAAAATCAAAGACAGGCTTGATGGCATTCACCTACTGGCAGGGCGTATGCAGCGCATTATCAGCAATCTGCTCGATCACGACGCGCTGGAAGCTGGATCGGTGCAGATGCAGATCGAAGAGATTGATCTGGATGAGCTCATTAGCGACACGCTGATCACTTGGCGCGAGCGCCTGCATAGCAAGCAGCAAACCATTCACTACAGCCCAAGCCAGCTTATCGTGCATGCCGATCGGCAAGCGCTGTGGCAGATCTTGGATAATCTGATCTCCAACGCAGTGAAATATTCACCTAACGAACAAAGTATCCTGATCAGCGCCCAGCTCACCGACGATGGCGTCGAGCTCACAGTGAGCGATCATGGTCCCGGTATTGCGCCACATGAAATCGGCATGCTGTTCAAAAAATTTAGCCGCCTGTCTGCGCGCCCCACCGGCGGTGAGCACACGACCGGGCTGGGTTTATCCATCGTTAAAAAGTTGGTCGAAGCCATGTACGGGCAAATCCGGTGCGAGAGCCAGTTTGGTCAGGGTGCCCGCTTTATTGTAACGCTGCCACCCGTTCGCCAGCATCTTGCCGCAAGCAGCGCCCATCGCCAGCAGGAACAAGCCTGA
- a CDS encoding bifunctional acetate--CoA ligase family protein/GNAT family N-acetyltransferase: protein MKPHYLAPLFDPRTIAVIGGSETPGSVGEKVMRNLVESAYTGKVFPVNLRSQTVFGLNTVKTIAKVPEKVDLAILTTPSKTLPELIEGCGKLGIRFVMIMSWDFVGTDAKGKVILDKLLARARQYGMRILGPTAFGFVRAPSKLLACNYQGKVKNGSMALVSQSSAVTSAILDWAESHDLGFSSVVSLGTAADIDVGDVLDFLVADPKTKSILLYIEDLKDARLFMSALRAASRSKAVLALKVGRYDRGQRIGRTHSERLIGSDDVFDVALKRAGVLRLHSINQLFTAARVLDGSYKTKGRRLAIITNGIGAGMMAVDRAHDLHVQLPRLSDATIAELDALLPPQAQHHNPVDILGDAGADRFKAATEIVLRDPGIDGVLVVFTPQAGTDDIATAQAMIELRKCNDKPILLSWIGGKKVEASRKLLSKAQCAHFSAPENAVEVFYSLASWQYNQQLLLQTPSPIGEMEAPDFDTARMIIDGVLASGREVLDEVESKAMLRAFHIPVSQTVRAKTADDAVTAAMGLGLPVALKIDAEVVLHKTDIDGVVLNLNSLVQVATESNKMLARAHSLLGPEHVRGLVIQPMHGKKSGRELMVGVSRDRSFGPVITFGFGGVTVEVFNDVAVSLPPLNEYLADNLIRRTRVKAMLGAFRNQAPVDLDAVKMVLMRVSEMVCELPQIQQMDINPLIADEHGVIAVDARIIIAPVSEQARRYSHMAIHPYPAHLASVTQLKNGMPMALRPIRPEDAELVATFVSNLSDESRYNRFMSTLKTLPQALLARFTQLDYTREMAIVATVETGGGEMIIGVARFTANPDRDSCEFAVVIDDRWQGKGLGGRLMDALFNAARDMNLKVIEGEVLSSNKTMLAFMKHLGFSIGPHPDDDGLKWVVKPLQ from the coding sequence ATGAAACCTCATTATTTAGCCCCTTTGTTTGACCCGCGTACGATTGCCGTGATTGGCGGCTCGGAAACGCCCGGTTCGGTGGGTGAAAAGGTCATGCGCAATCTGGTTGAATCGGCTTACACCGGCAAGGTTTTTCCGGTGAATTTGCGCAGCCAGACGGTATTTGGCCTCAATACGGTAAAAACAATTGCCAAAGTGCCGGAGAAAGTGGATCTGGCGATTTTAACGACGCCCAGCAAAACACTGCCCGAGCTGATTGAAGGCTGTGGCAAGCTGGGCATTCGCTTTGTCATGATTATGTCGTGGGATTTTGTCGGCACCGACGCCAAAGGCAAAGTGATTCTGGATAAATTGCTGGCGCGCGCGCGCCAGTATGGCATGCGGATTCTGGGGCCCACCGCCTTTGGTTTTGTGCGTGCGCCGAGCAAATTGCTCGCGTGCAATTATCAGGGCAAGGTGAAAAACGGCAGCATGGCGCTGGTCTCGCAATCGTCAGCCGTGACCTCGGCGATTCTGGATTGGGCCGAGTCACACGATCTGGGCTTCTCGTCGGTCGTCTCACTGGGAACCGCCGCCGATATTGATGTCGGTGATGTGCTCGATTTTCTGGTGGCCGACCCGAAAACCAAATCAATTTTGCTCTACATCGAAGATTTGAAAGACGCGCGGCTTTTTATGTCGGCGCTGCGGGCAGCGTCGCGCTCCAAAGCCGTGCTGGCGCTCAAGGTCGGGCGATATGATCGCGGGCAGCGCATCGGGCGCACGCATTCGGAGCGCCTGATTGGTAGCGATGATGTGTTTGATGTGGCGCTTAAACGCGCAGGGGTTTTGCGCCTGCATTCGATTAACCAGCTCTTTACTGCGGCACGTGTGCTCGATGGTTCGTACAAAACCAAAGGCCGCCGACTGGCGATTATCACCAATGGGATTGGAGCGGGCATGATGGCGGTTGACCGTGCGCATGATCTGCATGTGCAACTACCGCGCCTGAGCGATGCCACCATCGCCGAGCTGGACGCGCTGCTGCCGCCACAGGCGCAGCACCATAATCCGGTCGATATTCTGGGTGATGCGGGGGCGGATCGCTTCAAGGCTGCGACCGAGATCGTTTTGCGCGATCCGGGCATTGATGGCGTGCTGGTGGTGTTTACCCCGCAGGCGGGCACCGACGATATCGCCACGGCGCAAGCAATGATCGAGCTGCGTAAATGCAATGACAAACCAATTTTGCTGTCGTGGATTGGCGGCAAAAAAGTCGAGGCCAGCCGAAAACTACTTTCGAAGGCGCAGTGCGCGCATTTCAGCGCACCGGAAAACGCGGTCGAGGTGTTTTACTCGCTCGCATCATGGCAGTACAACCAGCAGCTCTTGCTGCAAACACCATCGCCGATTGGCGAGATGGAAGCTCCCGATTTTGATACGGCGCGGATGATTATTGATGGCGTGCTGGCCAGTGGCCGCGAAGTGCTCGACGAAGTTGAATCCAAAGCCATGCTGCGCGCCTTTCACATTCCTGTATCGCAAACCGTGCGCGCCAAAACCGCCGATGATGCAGTCACTGCCGCGATGGGGCTGGGATTGCCTGTCGCGCTGAAAATCGACGCCGAAGTCGTGCTGCATAAAACCGATATCGACGGCGTGGTGCTTAACCTCAATAGTCTGGTTCAGGTGGCGACCGAGTCCAATAAAATGCTCGCCCGTGCGCACAGCTTGCTGGGACCCGAGCATGTTCGCGGGCTGGTGATTCAACCCATGCACGGTAAAAAAAGTGGCCGCGAGCTAATGGTGGGCGTGTCACGCGATCGCTCATTTGGCCCGGTGATCACCTTTGGTTTTGGTGGCGTGACTGTGGAGGTATTTAACGATGTGGCAGTCTCGCTGCCGCCTCTGAACGAATACCTCGCTGATAACCTGATTCGTCGTACCCGCGTCAAGGCCATGCTGGGCGCTTTTCGCAATCAGGCGCCCGTCGATCTGGACGCAGTGAAAATGGTGTTGATGCGTGTCTCGGAAATGGTCTGCGAATTGCCGCAAATCCAGCAAATGGACATCAACCCGCTAATTGCCGACGAGCATGGTGTGATTGCGGTGGATGCCCGCATTATTATCGCCCCGGTTTCCGAGCAGGCGCGCCGCTACAGCCATATGGCGATTCACCCTTATCCGGCGCATCTGGCCAGCGTAACGCAGCTGAAAAACGGCATGCCGATGGCCTTGCGCCCCATTCGCCCGGAAGACGCCGAGCTGGTCGCCACTTTTGTCAGCAATCTATCCGACGAAAGCCGCTACAACCGCTTTATGAGTACGCTCAAAACCCTGCCGCAAGCCTTGCTGGCGCGCTTTACCCAGCTCGACTACACCCGCGAAATGGCGATTGTGGCCACCGTGGAAACTGGCGGCGGAGAAATGATCATCGGCGTGGCGCGCTTTACCGCCAACCCGGATCGCGATAGCTGCGAATTTGCCGTGGTGATCGATGACCGCTGGCAGGGCAAGGGGCTGGGCGGGCGTTTGATGGATGCGCTATTTAACGCCGCACGCGATATGAATCTGAAAGTGATTGAAGGTGAAGTGCTGAGCAGCAATAAAACCATGCTGGCATTTATGAAGCACCTTGGCTTCAGCATTGGCCCGCACCCGGATGACGATGGCTTGAAATGGGTGGTGAAGCCTTTGCAATAG
- a CDS encoding thymidylate synthase, with the protein MRQYLDLLQHVLDTGVAKEDRTGTGTVSIFGHQMRFNLAEGFPLVTTKKTHLKSIINELLWFLRGDTNVRWLQEHGVTIWDEWAREDGELGPVYGYQWRSWPTADGRHIDQISEVVKQLKTNPDSRRIIVSAWNVGEIENMALPPCHAFFQFYVAPAQPGDADQRGKLSCQLYQRSADLFLGVPFNIASYATLVLMLAQVCDLQPGDFVWTGGDCHIYRNHFDQVKEQLSREPRSLPTLKLNPAKTDIFSFEFEDFTLEGYDPHPAIKAPVAV; encoded by the coding sequence ATGCGCCAATATCTGGATTTACTGCAACACGTTTTGGATACTGGCGTTGCCAAGGAAGACCGCACCGGCACTGGCACCGTGTCGATTTTCGGCCATCAGATGCGCTTTAATCTGGCCGAAGGTTTTCCGCTGGTCACCACCAAGAAAACGCATCTGAAATCGATCATCAATGAATTGCTGTGGTTTTTGCGCGGCGACACCAATGTGCGCTGGCTGCAGGAACACGGTGTGACGATCTGGGACGAATGGGCGCGTGAAGACGGCGAACTAGGCCCAGTGTATGGCTACCAGTGGCGCAGCTGGCCAACCGCCGATGGCCGCCATATCGACCAGATTAGCGAAGTGGTGAAGCAACTCAAAACCAACCCTGACTCGCGCCGCATCATTGTGTCGGCATGGAATGTTGGCGAAATCGAAAACATGGCTTTGCCACCCTGCCATGCTTTTTTCCAGTTTTATGTTGCGCCAGCGCAGCCGGGCGACGCGGATCAGCGCGGCAAATTGTCATGCCAGCTGTATCAGCGTAGCGCCGATTTATTCCTTGGCGTGCCGTTCAATATCGCCTCGTACGCGACGCTCGTGCTAATGCTGGCGCAAGTATGCGATTTACAGCCGGGCGATTTTGTCTGGACAGGCGGTGATTGCCATATTTACCGCAATCATTTTGATCAGGTCAAAGAGCAGCTGTCACGCGAGCCGCGCAGCTTGCCCACGCTGAAACTCAATCCGGCCAAAACCGATATTTTCAGCTTCGAGTTTGAGGATTTCACGCTTGAAGGGTACGATCCGCATCCGGCAATCAAAGCGCCCGTTGCCGTTTAA
- a CDS encoding translation initiation factor Sui1: MKKSSSGGLVYSTEHGRTCPDCRQPIAQCSCKTPALPTGDGIVRIAREVRSGKTITVIRGVLLAAPELAKLGKELKNLCGSGGTVKDGVIEIQGDHRELIAKKLAERWKVKLAGG, from the coding sequence ATGAAAAAATCGTCATCCGGCGGCCTCGTTTACTCAACTGAACATGGTCGCACCTGCCCCGATTGCCGCCAGCCCATCGCGCAATGCAGCTGTAAAACCCCTGCCCTACCCACCGGCGATGGCATCGTGCGGATTGCACGCGAAGTGCGCAGCGGCAAAACCATCACCGTGATCCGTGGCGTGCTACTGGCTGCGCCCGAGCTGGCCAAACTCGGGAAAGAGCTCAAAAACCTCTGCGGCAGCGGCGGCACAGTGAAGGATGGCGTGATTGAAATCCAGGGCGATCACCGGGAGCTGATCGCCAAAAAGCTCGCCGAGCGCTGGAAAGTAAAACTGGCAGGCGGCTAG
- a CDS encoding Acg family FMN-binding oxidoreductase, producing the protein MHRREWLRLFGGGLIAAATLPLVGCSSALPAEAIAAWQPPSASLDLRHWILSHALLAPHSHNLQSWLVNLDIPDSILLRMDQRRLLPETDPFGRQMVMSQGTFIEILAIAAQQRGYRAEVTPFPEGEFSANQVDERPTARIRLIADPALRPDPLFAQIFQRHTNRSPYEARDPDAKALQAIAASTTAYPVRCGFILSTEANMARHRQIANEAWRVELSTPRTLLESYKVLRVGPAEIAKHRDGLSLNDPFVRVLTATGLFDRSKASAPDSSEITGQIEKFQAKIAATPAFFWLLSERNDRQTQLQAGRAYVRAQLAATAFGLSMHPLQQALQEYPEQRDNYTAIHHLLDASQPGQTVQMWARLGYAPAVEPAPRRGLAAHLSQV; encoded by the coding sequence ATGCATCGTCGTGAATGGCTTCGTTTATTTGGCGGCGGCCTGATTGCCGCCGCCACTCTGCCGCTGGTCGGCTGCAGCTCGGCCTTGCCTGCTGAGGCCATTGCGGCCTGGCAACCACCCTCAGCATCGCTAGACTTGCGCCACTGGATACTTTCGCACGCGCTGCTGGCGCCTCACTCGCACAATCTGCAATCGTGGCTGGTGAATCTGGATATACCGGATAGCATTTTGCTGCGCATGGATCAGCGCCGCTTGCTGCCGGAAACCGACCCATTTGGCCGACAGATGGTGATGAGTCAGGGCACTTTTATCGAAATTCTGGCCATTGCCGCTCAGCAGCGCGGCTACCGCGCCGAGGTCACCCCCTTTCCCGAAGGCGAATTTTCAGCCAACCAGGTCGATGAACGCCCGACCGCCCGCATCCGGCTGATTGCCGATCCGGCGCTGCGCCCCGATCCGCTGTTTGCACAAATCTTCCAGCGCCACACCAATCGCTCGCCCTATGAGGCCAGAGACCCGGATGCCAAAGCGCTGCAGGCCATCGCGGCCAGCACCACGGCCTATCCGGTTCGCTGTGGCTTTATTCTCAGCACCGAGGCCAATATGGCTCGCCATCGGCAGATTGCCAACGAGGCCTGGCGCGTCGAACTGAGCACGCCGCGCACCTTGCTGGAGTCGTACAAGGTGCTGCGCGTCGGGCCCGCAGAAATTGCCAAGCATCGTGATGGGTTGTCGCTCAATGACCCCTTCGTGCGTGTACTCACCGCAACCGGCCTGTTTGACCGCAGCAAAGCGTCTGCGCCCGACAGCTCGGAAATTACCGGCCAGATTGAGAAATTCCAGGCCAAAATCGCCGCCACACCAGCATTTTTCTGGCTGCTCAGCGAGCGTAACGATAGACAAACGCAATTGCAGGCGGGGCGCGCCTATGTTCGCGCTCAACTGGCTGCCACGGCGTTCGGGCTGTCGATGCATCCCTTGCAACAAGCTTTGCAGGAATACCCCGAGCAGCGCGACAACTATACCGCCATTCATCACCTGCTCGACGCCAGTCAACCGGGCCAAACCGTACAAATGTGGGCACGCCTGGGGTACGCGCCAGCAGTAGAGCCAGCGCCACGGCGCGGGCTGGCTGCGCATCTGTCGCAGGTCTAG